TGTCAGCACATTGCAGTAAGGGATGCAATTGATTTGAGACCAACATCTCAAGTGGCTCTGTGTATCACTCATTAGCCGGTTAATTGTATTATTAGTTCTCATCTTGAACATGGTGGAAGGGAATCTTTACCTTTCATCATTCAATCAGCTAATGGTGATGGTGAGTTAAAGTAGCTGGGAGCTGGTTATGCCTGCAGGCTGAGCGGTCTGCCTGCTCTTAAGCATGATACTCTTTAAGCAGTGGGTTGATGGTAATTGTCTGGTTGTATTCAGCTCTTCTTATGGACCACCATATCTGTGTAATCTGTGTTGCCGTTCAATTAAAAATTTTGGCAAGAACTTTTTTTTGCTGTATTAGTAATTTGGTCTTCAAAGATGAAAAAATGTCAAATCTGAGCTTTAAATGACAAGTCATGCATTCATCATTCCTTTGGACCATTTTATTATTACATGGGGGTGGCAAATGGCAATGCCTGGATTGTATATATGATTTGTTGGATCTATAGCACTGAAGATGGAATGACTAGCCTGAGTTTCGTGTGtgatatcttttcttttttccgatAATACGTGTGAAATCTTTTTCAACATCAGGTGCATGAACTAGAATTCtcagggtgttttttttttggtacaattcTCATGGTGTTTGCAGTGAATAATTCCTCCAACACAGAGAAATTGATATAGTCTTGTTGAATTGAacctgcctttttttttttttttttttgttatttgttaGGGCGGGTGACTCATACCTGACGAGTACGaatgcacccaataaagtcagtaacctgccaattttttttgatatcCTGCCACTTTTGCTTGCACTCTCTTCCAAAGTGCGTGTTTTTTAAACATTTGTCTTATAGTAAGAAAAGGAAAGCCCTTTGCCGTGGGGACAATATTGTTTTGTTTCCAGTGTATGGGAATTTTATCCTGTTTGTAAGTACATATTGGGATTCGGGACAACTAATATGATGCCTGCGTAGGGGAATATTTTAAGATATTCTTTTGGGCACTTTGAATCTTGATGTCAATGGTGTGGATTGCCGGTCTTAATGTTTCATCTTTATAATTTGAATACAGGGCATAAATGCCTGGGAATCATTAAGGTTCAATGGCAGAATAAGGGTATCAAAGAGGACCCGACTGTTTGTCCTCGAAGCCAGGTTCAATTCTGTGAAGGAGTAGAAGTGGCTTGGTTTTAACTTTATCTGATCACATTGAGCAAGGATCCATTTGAGAGTGCAGAAGTGTTTCCTCTCTTGCATCATGTCAAGGTATTAAAACCTTATGATAAAGAAACCATAAGATGTTTAAGAAATCTTAGTGTTTGACTCCAATTTCAACCATGCAACCTCAAGAAGCAAAACCACTCAATGAGCATGGCATGGTGCCACTTCTTGTTCAAATAAATTTCTATTCCTGCTTGTATTTACGCTttacaaattaattttaaatttggtTGAGCAGCACACAGCTGTGTGTGTATGAATCTGGCAAGTGACCGCACCCCTTAGTTGCATAATGTGcatgaaatttcttttttttttcaacaaggAAGTTCGCTATAAATGATTCAATCTTCAAATGACTGCCATGTGCAAGGAATAGTTATGCAGGCATATCATTGACAATGGCAGGCAGAATGGATTTAACCTCTCCATAAAGAACCACTTGGAGAGGTCATGAAGCTTCATGCTGTTCACATACTTTACCTGATATCGGCAAAAGAGCAAATAGTATCCAAGACAAACAAACCTATGGTTCGAGACCAGAAGACTATATTTCAATAGTCTGAGCACTTCAAAGAGGCAGCAAAGATGatgcaaccaaaaataaaactaaacgaGAATAAAACAAAAGGAACCTTACATTGTCACTACTATCCGCAACAGCTGGAACCTTCTTCTTTCGACCTACACATGCATGCTTATTTCGCACTTATGAAAATATTTGATATGGATTTGTCAATGAAGGTCATAGAAGATTCTAATAAGGAAGGTGATTCAGATTTTGATTAAAGGGTCTTAAAAGCATAGGAGGCTGGATGGAAAAGACCAAATAGAAATAATGAGAAGGATCTAAGAAAGCAAGCAAGGGAGGCGAACATGAGTCAAGATTGAAATGAGTGCAGAAAAATTCAATCGACATGCCAAATGAATAGGATAAGATTTGTGGATTACGTCCTAATAGCGACAACAAACAATAAACAACTCACAAGGTTAAAATCACAAGATAATACAACTGAAAGCTGAAATAAGTAGAGAATGAAATAAGATTAAATGATACCAACCACTAGATGGCATAAAGAAATCTTTACCcctaaaaatagaaatatatgCAAATGCATCATGACACAAAAGGCTGTGTTATATACAGAAGCataaaaagaattttttctcaTTCATCTTGGAAAACTAAAAACCATTTACTGAAACTGAAAAAGTAAACGCTGGAAATGATTGATAACAGCATAAAGCCACTAGTTGCTCATATTATTAATGGAAAGCAAAGCACTAGTCGAAGGTGGATCTTCATCACAAGGAAACAAGCTATGTATGCTTCACAATGAGGCTGGGCCTGACAATTTCCATGAGGGAATGAATAGCCCAAATATTGcatataattttccataattcaCTATTCCTCGACCTGATTAGTTGCTGGACCTTGAATCATGTCCTCAAGATCATAATTGAGTTTCTCCCATGGCCTCCTTACTACTTTAATGTTGGAGTGcaatttctcaaagattaaagaATAGAACTGTCTGGGATTCAAATTTTTTAGACATGTAAGCCACTTAAAGATGAAGCTGATAGCAGAATTTTGTCTGAAAAATCAAGTACAGTCCAAACAAAGGATTACTCGTATTGTCCAACCGGATGTCAGCgataaacaaaaaagaaagaatcttGAAATTAGTAAAGAGATGGAAAAGATCAGATATTTATACAGAAGAGCTTTCTCAATTCctcttgcttgagaagcatatAACAAAGCTTCTTAGTGAACATAAAATCATGAACCTATCAGGCTCCAATTGCCATAAATCCTCGGACAAAGAAAATCCTAATACAGACCCAACTGTTGGCAGAAGAAAAAATTACGGAATTAAGTGAAGTTCAAAGGCAAAACTATtgtatcaataaaaaaaaatgacataTATTGACTTGATTCTGTCCAAAGGCAGGAAAAAAAGATCAACTCTAAGGGTATGTGATCATCAGGGCACTCAGTGCTGCCccgaaataataaataaataaataaataaataaaaccccggaatagatagataaataaataaaagaatccTCATTTTGATTCAAGAAACCATCCTAGCCGCAGGGTATGAACTTGCAAGCTGGAAAGATCATCCCCGTGAAGCAGAGAAGACATATGGTCACAAGATTCTGGGAGCACCACCGGAGAGGCCTCCATTTGATCTCTACGCTTGAGCTCTTCATTCTTTTCGAGGTCTGCGGCTCCTTGGACAGATCAAAGCTGGCGCCTTTCATCCTCAACTCCTGAATGGACCTCGTGAGGGCCCGCCCGTCGGCTCTCTCCCTCTGCAAATGCCTCGAGACCTTCCAATATCCGCAGATCTTTATCTGCACCGCACAAACCAAAACAAGCGAGGTGAGAAGGGACAAGCAGGAAGGGACCCACCAGTTCTTGCACGCCCTGCGATCCTCCGACTGGTTAACCGAGGAGGTGAAAAGGAGGGTGAGAGAGATTCCATGGAAGGCGAAGTAGAGGCAGCAGAGCTGGAAGGCCCCGCGCCTGATGGTCTCCAGCCGGGCCTCGATTGCTCCAATGCGGTGCCCATGGAGGTCTTCCTCCCTCTGCCAGAGCTTGAGGAGGAGAAGGTGGCCGGGGCTCTTGGAGATTTCGGTTAGGGGGTGGTGTTGGATCGCGCCAAGGGCGGCATCAGCAAAGAGGCTTTGCTTCTGGGGCTCGATATCGACTGGGATTTCGACGACATGGTTATCTCTTTGTTCTGCCATTGTAAGACTGGGAAGATGGAGGAAAGAACCAAGAAAGAATTGATATGGGGTTTTGGGAAAGTGAGAGAAACAGGGAAGATGGAAAAGGAAATTTGGTTGGCAGAAATGGTGGGGGTTTGGATTGGGCGGAGAAGAGGGGGGGTTTAAAAATTCGACCGTTGTTTGTCCTCGAAGCCAGGTTCAATTCTGTGAAGGAGTAGAAGTGAGCCGCTGGCTTGGTTGGGGCCCAAGTGTCTGGATTTGTGCGTGATGCGCATGCTTGTAGCTTATGGGCTATGGACCGGATGCAATTAAGCCTAATTCATCTAGAAGGAACTTTATTTTGGCTAAGCTTTGATGCTGTGAATGGCGTGAATCTTCCACCCTACATTAGGACCTGGACCCGTTCTACTATTGTTGTATTTTTAATCTTGGTCGATCCAGGCTCGAATAAGACCTCAGGGTGCAAATGGCTCGAGTAGATACATTTCTGAATACGTACAAGGCTCGTCTTTGACTCAACCCGTATACACAAAACTCAGTTCCATCGGAGACTTGGACATCAAAACTAGGACAGAGATGTGAGTCACAAAAAATGAGACCTGACTAAATCTGTAAAAATTAGCTTACAAAAAATGAGTCTAAGACTCTTAAGCTGAAGAGAGAGACGAGCTGATCTGACCACCAACCAGCTGCATTATGGGTCAGGAGGTCAAGCTGGGCCAGAAGTGGGTCGAGTTAGACCTGGATGCTACTTCACCCACCCAAGTTGCAGCCCTAGTCAGGACCCAGGCAGTTTGGATCAAAGGGAACCCAACACGTTCTCTAGCACCCGCATTAAATGTCGCTATCAGTCTAATAGAAATCTACCAACCATCCGATCAACAGACCCTGGAGCTGCGTCTGTGCCGTCCCTAAACCGCGGCGTTAGATACTTCCGCCCGCATTCCCGGCTCTCCTTCATTCCTTCCCACTCGTAGCCCGCCCCACCCCACCATTTCGCGCACGGAGGATCTCGCCTAGATCGGACGGGGTTGGAATGAATGTTAAGAGGCTGGTGGCGGTGATTTCATCTTCTCGATCCGCCGCCAGAGATCCTGtccccgctctctccacatTTGGCGAAACCAAATCTCCACCCCAGATCCTAACCCTAGAGCCCTCTCGTCTCGCACTCTCATGCTCTATCCGACATCTATCTCAGATAATAATCCTGATCTCGATCCCGATCCCGAGCTGCATGAGATCATTATCCAGATTTCTTGACCTGCTACTGGCTGAAAATTTGATCTTTACATGTTTCTTCTTCGTATCTTTTCCATCTGATTTCACTCTCCAGTTGCTCTTAGTGTGATTTTCTTCATCAGGGTACCAGTCCAATTTTAGATTTTGTTGCAAAGTTTTTCGTGCAGATTATGGAGAATGCCAGTGCGGCGACCGAGACACTTAATGCCCAGCCTAAAAActcttggctataaatatattgAAACCCTAAAAAAATTCTTAACTATAAATACATTAAGACctctaaataatttttaaatatatttattattagtaGTAGTAAATTCGCCTTTGGCTATTGAGCTGCTTCTGCTTCCACGTCCAAGTCAGAAATTTGATCGCTTTTCATCAATAGGTGAATAATAAGCACTGCACCTTAGCTCCGAAATTAAACGCTCGCTGGCCTGTAGAAAACTTTTGACGGGGTCAACGATTACATGCCATCCGAGTTCCTCCATCCAGGAACGAAAAGTTCAGCGGCGAGCAACCGCACAAAACCGTCAACAGGCGATGCACAAACATTCGCGCATGATGCACCCCTCGGACCACGTCAAGTACCCTTGTGTGTCGTAGCAAAGCCAGATGCCGCTTCTGGAATTCTCTTAAAGTAGCATCATCTCCGTCCGCGTAGTCTGGAAACTAATTCCATGCATCCTATTGTTCCACGAATTAAGCCATCCATAGAGAAAATTTACATGAGCCACGATCCACAACGCTGTGCGGGAGCTGATGGAAATCCAATCCCCCTTTTTTTCCGAAAAAACCCAACTTCTTCGATCCAAATAGCATGATCATATATCACCAAGATCCATCAATTTCCAATCACACTTCGCCTAGACAATGCATTTGGCTATATCTTGCCATCTTGGAAGCAAGGGACCTAGAGAAAGTTGTGCTGATCTTCCAAGAATTTCCGCATAACCTTTCCATCTAACCGTAGTCCGCTGCTATTATAACCGCATAATACTATCAGCAGCCCCTGTCGTCAAGCCTTCAACTGGCATGTACCACAACAGTATCTTTACTGCAAATAAACACCAGCATATCTAACACGGGAACAGGAACCCTCAAGCATATTATTGTAAGAACATCTTAAAAGTATAAACCATCCATATTTCCCCCCTAAGGCCCCAGCACACGCaccggaagaaagaaaaaggcgaGTCATAAAAATGTCACCTGGTATTTGTACATTGAAGAACCAAAACACACAATAAGACCAATGTGGCATCAGAATCCGTGCTCCACTACTGCCATACGTCCTgtgcatacatgcatatatattgataaataaacAAACAGGAGACCAGCAAGTCAGTCCCGATCTACCAATCAAAAGTCGGAGATCTCTCAATAAAATTTACCAGTCTGGTCTATATTGCAGATCTCGTGGCGTCTGCGCTGCTCCCAAACCTCCCATCGCCGTGGCGCCTGCCGAAGTGCGTGCTGAAGATTGAACCTGCTGCGTCCCCTACCTCGGACTTGCAAAGGGGGCAGAGGGCATTGATTTTGAGCCATTTATCCACACACACCATGTGGAAGAAGTGGGAGCAAGGAAGCTCACGGAGCTCATCATTGTCTGCATATTTTGCAAGGCAGATACAGCAAACCTGCAGCAACACGCACTGAATGAATTATGATTTAATAATAACTTGCAACATCACATCTTTATGAGAAATCAAAAGTAAACATACAACAAGGATGTATACCCTAAATGAAACCGATACTTCTACCAACACTCATAATTTTTAGATCTTGATTGATTATATTTACCTTAAATTATCACCTAGAACTATATATTAAAGACAGAAAGGTGAGGCATATGACTCCTTACAACTAATAATATGATCGACAAGCTtaaatttttttcaagaaaatatTTTGTTACTGCTGGAGGGAATGAAGAGGAAACACATCACAGCCATCTAAGAAAGGAAGGGGGGGAACAACATGAGAAGACGGTAGAATGAAGGCCGATTCTGTTCCCATTCCATCAACTTAAAAAGATGAGAAGAAACCCAAAATGCAATAAGGAAAATATCCATATTCCATATTGCAAACAAATCCGGCAAATGTTAAAGGCAATCATCCATCTCCCCAGAACTCACATATTTCCTAGCAATGTCCGGCATGACACATCACCACCTCATTGACAACCAGACTTATATCAGCTGGTTGGGATCCCTTTCCACTAGGTAAAGGTCCTAGGTCGAAACCTGGGTGGTTGCCTCCCAGTCACATTACTATAAATAAGAGAATGAGAGGGCGAGAGAGAGGATCTTAAAATGCCAGTCCAATTTGGCACATAAATGTTAAATTTTCATCTTGTGATACAAAATAGCTACTAAACATGCATCTATAACCAATATTCCAGCATTCTTTTCCATCTAGATGATCCAAAAAAGGAGGAAACAAATACATTTCCTATGAGACATAAACTGTTGTTTGTTGGGGGGGGAGGTGGTGGGAGGAGGAAGGGATGATAGAAAACACATGATGTACCATTTTGCAATTTTGCAAAGAAAGGAGAATCCACAAGTGAAACTGGTAATCAGGTATCAGTGATCATTTGTAGGAACCTCCATCCTCAGCTTGAgcacataaaagaacttttttaaGTGGTCTTGGAGTTGCCCTGGTAAACAATGTCAACCACGCGCATAGGACATGACTTAATCAAGAATGCTTCAGCTAAACTAAGCTTCAGCTGGACTTTTAATGCCACCTGCTATTTACTTCACTGCAAGAAATAAGAAGCTAGCAGAAAATCATATGTTCCTGCATCCTTAAACTCCACAAGTTTTTACAAAATCCAAGACAGTAAACCATCTTATAATACTTGGAAAACCAGCAGCAACCATTGCTACCTTATATGTGCAATTTTTTATAACATAACATGTGGGAGAATGACTTAAATATTGCTGTGTCAGATATTCCTTCCAAAATTAAGCATAAGCCACTGCACAACAATTATTAACATCTCTTGGCTTCCTAATCTCCCTCTGAAGACCA
This portion of the Phoenix dactylifera cultivar Barhee BC4 chromosome 11, palm_55x_up_171113_PBpolish2nd_filt_p, whole genome shotgun sequence genome encodes:
- the LOC103720949 gene encoding uncharacterized protein LOC103720949, with the protein product MAEQRDNHVVEIPVDIEPQKQSLFADAALGAIQHHPLTEISKSPGHLLLLKLWQREEDLHGHRIGAIEARLETIRRGAFQLCCLYFAFHGISLTLLFTSSVNQSEDRRACKNWWVPSCLSLLTSLVLVCAVQIKICGYWKVSRHLQRERADGRALTRSIQELRMKGASFDLSKEPQTSKRMKSSSVEIKWRPLRWCSQNLVTICLLCFTGMIFPACKFIPCG